A section of the Acanthopagrus latus isolate v.2019 chromosome 20, fAcaLat1.1, whole genome shotgun sequence genome encodes:
- the LOC119010426 gene encoding receptor activity-modifying protein 1-like: protein MAPQVSGRPQRLLLLPSAHPTMILYLLCTALILRVVDSHTVNVTEEELSTAKRNRTFTSENKSFNWTASSHRDKNSQTENWLLNNQTSAVITEDDENFQDQEIYFPSKHCLQHLLKNLSHEYCGAPFHTAMQSVSTAKWCVLKNVIRPYNAMTICLEEVSQVLGCYYPNPDIQDFFIYIHSLYFQDCSSQDPLETDAPRSMVIVLTLIPVTIIPVLVYVVVRKSEFQD from the exons ATGGCTCCTCAGGTCAGCGGCCGGCCTCAGAGGTTGCTGCTGCTCCCATCAGCTCACCCCACCATGATCCTGTACCTGCTCTGCACTGCTCTCATCCTCC GTGTTGTggattcacacacagtcaacgTGACGGAGGAGGAGCTGAGCACAGCAAAGAGGAACCGCACATTCACTTCTGAAAACA AATCCTTCAACTGGACGGCCagttcacacagagacaaaaacagtcagACTGAGAATTGGCTGCTAAACAACCAAACATCTGCTGTTATCACCGAGGACGATG AGAATTTTCAAGACCAGGAAATTTACTTCCCGAGCAAACACTGTCTTCAGCACCTCCTGAAAAACCTCAGTCACGAGTACTGCGGTGCACCTTTCCACACAGCAATGCAGTCAGTTAGCACAGCAAAGTGGTGCGTtctgaaaaatgtcatcag ACCATACAACGCCATGACGATCTGTTTGGAGGAAGTGTCTCAGGTGCTCGGATGTTATTACCCAAACCCCGACATTCAGGACTTCTTCATCTACATCCACTCTCTGTACTTCCAGGACTGTTCCAGTCAGGATCCTCTAGAGACGGATGCTCCACGCAGCATGGTGATCGTCCTCACTCTGATCCCTGTCACCATCATCCCCGTGCTGGTTTATGTGGTGGTTCGGAAAAGTGAATTCCAAGATTGA
- the LOC119010306 gene encoding asialoglycoprotein receptor 1-like isoform X1: MVGHRWLPWNNNPTSGSITVTSAKQDQEVSLDCLGSRKNLSRQRFCPVVGLSALCLLLLVASVALSVLYNNKSDSRPEWKSLLFDYQNVSESYVSLSKANSVLRGDNQVLKEQSAWLDEQARLLNRTSAKLMSVNLALSLESTDLMEQIVNLTSTNLQLTQEHARLVRLTSEQEEEKMNTSRTIEHLVESNQLQEQEGQRLSQINVLLREELLQLRDKNEELLEINDRFQGEIKNQSEQIAALLDDCEEASRRNTELQERLTELQEENQNLSSTLMKERQEAAEREDDRRNETERMEANYRSLDLHCPVVNHKTKERICTKCPDSWRLFENKCYYVSSRKLTWSSSRSWCQTQGGDLLVIDSQPEQDFIFESSQASGQSDTRLWIGLTDAEEEGEWFWVDGSSVTTGVQFWLSRPGVGTEPDDWKLDDPLGEDCGHMDTSEDPLQSWMDGSCKTPYRWICEKNL; this comes from the exons ATGGTCGGTCATCGGTGGCTCCCCTGGAATAACAATCCAACATCTGGCTCAATCACAGTGACTTCAGCCAAGCAGGATCAGGAAGTAT CGTTGGATTGCCTCGGCAGCAGGAAGAACCTGAGCCGTCAGCGCTTCTGTCCGGTCGTCGGCCTCTCAGCGCTCTGCTTGTTGCTGCTCGTGGCCAGTGTGGCGCTTTCTGTCCTGT ATAACAACAAGTCAGACAGCAGGCCCGAATGGAAAAGCCTCCTGTTTGACTACCAGAACGTCAGCGAGAGCTACGTCAGTCTCTCTAAAGCCAACAGCGTCCTGAGAGGAGACAACCAGGTCCTGAAGGAGCAGAGCGCCTGGCTGGACGAACAGGCCAGACTCCTCAACAGGACTTCGGCCAAACTCATGTCTGTCAATCTGGCTCTGAGTCTGGAGAGCACCGACTTAATGGAGCAAATCGTGAATCTGACCTCTACAAACTTACAGCTCACGCAAGAACACGCCCGTCTGGTCCGGCTGACGTccgagcaggaggaggagaagatgaacaCGTCTCGAACTATCGAACATCTGGTCGAGTCCAACCAGCTACAAGAACAGGAGGGACAGAGGCTCTCCCAGATCAACGTCCTCCTGAGGGAAGAGCTGCTTCAACTGAGGGACAAGAATGAAGAACTTCTGGAAATCAACGACAGGTTTCAGGGAGAGATCAAAAATCAGAGCGAGCAGATCGCAGCTCTGTTGGACGACTGTGAGGAGGCGTCGAGGCGCAACACGGAGCTCCAGGAGAGACTgacggagctgcaggaggagaaccAGAACCTGAGCAGCACCTTGATGAAGGAGAGGCAGGAAGCAGCGGAGAGAGAGGACGACAGGAGGAACGAGACGGAGAGGATGGAGGCGAACTACCGCTCCTTGGACCTCCACTGCCCTGTGGTTAATCACAAGACCAAAG agcGTATTTGCACAAAGTGTCCTGACAGCTGGAGGCTGTTTGAGAACAAGTGCTACTACGTCTCCTCCCGCAAGCTCACCTGGAGCTCCAGCAGGTCCTGGTGTCAGACACAAGGGGGCGACCTGCTCGTCATCGACAGTCAACCAGAACAG GACTTTATTTTTGAGAGCAGCCAGGCGTCGGGTCAGAGCGACACCAGGCTGTGGATCGGTCTGAcggatgcagaggaggagggggaatgGTTCTGGGTGGACGGCAGCTCGGTCACAACAGGAGTACA ATTCTGGCTGAGCAGACCCGGCGTGGGGACGGAACCTGACGACTGGAAGCTGGACGACCCTCTAGGAGAGGACTGTGGGCACATGGACACCAGTGAGGACCCCCTCCAGTCCTGGATGGACGGATCCTGTAAGACTCCTTATAGATGGATCTGTGAAAAGAACCTTTAG
- the LOC119010305 gene encoding UDP-glucuronosyltransferase 2A3-like: protein MGCIPGVSLLLLVVSLSLLTGPTVQGGKILVFPVDGSHWVNMNLLIQRLHARGHEVTVVRTATSWYVKEDAPHYSSITVTLPEAISIEEQDFFVTFLVKMLAIQKEGASVIGFMSFYWEMLTALSKIHQQASLLAVEMFENKTLMQSIRDTQFDLALIDPGLPVGVLVAHELKLPTVFNVRWITSAEGHFVVAPSPTSYVPTSGNAASDKMTFGERVKNIFLYILNICIEKFAVCPHYDRLVDRYFGPDVNFYHLLQGADIWLMRVDFVFEFPRPTLPNIVYIGGFQCKPSEPLSSELEDFVQSSGEHGVILMSLGTLVKGLPTEITSEIAAAFAQLPQKVIWRHAGERPNNLGNNTLLVKWMPQNDLLGHPKIKAFVAHGGTNGVYESIYHGVPIIGIPLLFDQFENVLRLEERGAAKVVDATKLTHQNFLEAIQEVLHDPSYRNNMKRLSALHRDQPMHPLEKALYWIEFVVRHKGASHLRTESYKMPWYVYHSVDVICVLIAVLLLLTAIVVGSVRFLCLRLCRRRKAKQE, encoded by the coding sequence ATGGGGTGCATCCCAGGAGTTTCacttctgctgctggtggtgagtTTGTCCCTCCTGACAGGCCCCACCGTCCAGGGCGGAAAGATCTTGGTGTTCCCTGTGGACGGAAGCCACTGGGTCAACATGAACCTGTTGATCCAGAGGCTCCATGCCAGAGGCCATGAAGTCACCGTGGTCCGCACGGCCACCAGCTGGTACGTAAAAGAAGACGCACCACATTACAGCTCCATCACCGTCACCCTGCCAGAGGCCATCAGCATAGAGGAGCAGGATTTCTTTGTGACCTTCCTGGTTAAGATGCTGGCGATTCAGAAAGAGGGAGCGTCTGTTATCGGCTTCATGAGCTTCTATTGGGAAATGCTCACTGCGCTTTCAAAGATTCACCAGCAGGCCAGTCTGTTGGCGGTGGAAATGTTTGAGAACAAGACTCTGATGCAGAGTATTCGTGACACTCAGTTTGACTTGGCTCTTATCGACCCGGGGTTGCCTGTTGGAGTTCTGGTTGCTCATGAACTGAAGCTGCCGACTGTTTTTAACGTGAGATGGATCACCAGCGCAGAGGGGCATTTTGTGGTGGCTCCATCTCCAACATCCTACGTTCCAACTTCAGGAAATGCTGCTTCGGATAAAATGACCTTTGGAGAAAGAGTCAAGAACATATTCCTCTATATCCTTAACATATGCATTGAAAAGTTCGCAGTATGCCCCCACTATGATAGACTGGTAGACAGGTACTTTGGTCCAGATGTGAACTTCTATCATCTTCTCCAAGGAGCCGACATCTGGCTCATGCGGGTGGACTTTGTCTTTGAATTCCCCCGACCCACCTTGCCAAACATCGTCTACATCGGTGGTTTTCAGTGTAAGCCCTCTGAGCCTTTATCGTCAGAGCTGGAGGACTTTGTTCAAAGTTCGGGAGAGCACGGAGTCATCCTGATGTCTCTCGGTACTCTCGTCAAAGGCTTACCTACAGAAATCACTTCTGAAATCGCTGCCGCCTTTGCCCAACTTCCTCAAAAGGTCATCTGGAGGCATGCCGGTGAGCGCCCCAACAATTTGGGCAACAACACCCTCCTGGTGAAATGGATGCCCCAGAATGACCTGCTGGGTCATCCGAAGATTAAAGCCTTCGTGGCTCATGGTGGTACCAACGGGGTCTATGAGTCAATTTACCACGGAGTGCCGATAATAGGCATACCTCTCCTGTTTGACCAGTTTGAGAACGTTTTGAGATTGGAGGAGCGAGGAGCGGCGAAGGTGGTGGATGCCACCAAACTCACTCATCAGAACTTCTTAGAAGCGATACAGGAAGTTCTCCACGATCCATCCTACAGAAATAACATGAAgcgcctctctgctctgcatcgGGATCAACCGATGCATCCTCTAGAAAAGGCTCTTTACTGGATTGAGTTTGTTGTGCGGCACAAAGGGGCTTCACATTTACGCACTGAGTCTTATAAAATGCCGTGGTATGTCTATCATTCTGTGGATGTTATATGTGTTTTGATAGCAGTACTGTTGTTGCTGACAGCCATTGTAGTGGGATCAGTACGATTCCTTTGCCTTAgactctgcaggaggagaaaagccAAGCAGGAGTAG
- the LOC119010306 gene encoding asialoglycoprotein receptor 1-like isoform X2, protein MVGHRWLPWNNNPTSGSITVTSAKQDQEVYNNKSDSRPEWKSLLFDYQNVSESYVSLSKANSVLRGDNQVLKEQSAWLDEQARLLNRTSAKLMSVNLALSLESTDLMEQIVNLTSTNLQLTQEHARLVRLTSEQEEEKMNTSRTIEHLVESNQLQEQEGQRLSQINVLLREELLQLRDKNEELLEINDRFQGEIKNQSEQIAALLDDCEEASRRNTELQERLTELQEENQNLSSTLMKERQEAAEREDDRRNETERMEANYRSLDLHCPVVNHKTKERICTKCPDSWRLFENKCYYVSSRKLTWSSSRSWCQTQGGDLLVIDSQPEQDFIFESSQASGQSDTRLWIGLTDAEEEGEWFWVDGSSVTTGVQFWLSRPGVGTEPDDWKLDDPLGEDCGHMDTSEDPLQSWMDGSCKTPYRWICEKNL, encoded by the exons ATGGTCGGTCATCGGTGGCTCCCCTGGAATAACAATCCAACATCTGGCTCAATCACAGTGACTTCAGCCAAGCAGGATCAGGAAGTAT ATAACAACAAGTCAGACAGCAGGCCCGAATGGAAAAGCCTCCTGTTTGACTACCAGAACGTCAGCGAGAGCTACGTCAGTCTCTCTAAAGCCAACAGCGTCCTGAGAGGAGACAACCAGGTCCTGAAGGAGCAGAGCGCCTGGCTGGACGAACAGGCCAGACTCCTCAACAGGACTTCGGCCAAACTCATGTCTGTCAATCTGGCTCTGAGTCTGGAGAGCACCGACTTAATGGAGCAAATCGTGAATCTGACCTCTACAAACTTACAGCTCACGCAAGAACACGCCCGTCTGGTCCGGCTGACGTccgagcaggaggaggagaagatgaacaCGTCTCGAACTATCGAACATCTGGTCGAGTCCAACCAGCTACAAGAACAGGAGGGACAGAGGCTCTCCCAGATCAACGTCCTCCTGAGGGAAGAGCTGCTTCAACTGAGGGACAAGAATGAAGAACTTCTGGAAATCAACGACAGGTTTCAGGGAGAGATCAAAAATCAGAGCGAGCAGATCGCAGCTCTGTTGGACGACTGTGAGGAGGCGTCGAGGCGCAACACGGAGCTCCAGGAGAGACTgacggagctgcaggaggagaaccAGAACCTGAGCAGCACCTTGATGAAGGAGAGGCAGGAAGCAGCGGAGAGAGAGGACGACAGGAGGAACGAGACGGAGAGGATGGAGGCGAACTACCGCTCCTTGGACCTCCACTGCCCTGTGGTTAATCACAAGACCAAAG agcGTATTTGCACAAAGTGTCCTGACAGCTGGAGGCTGTTTGAGAACAAGTGCTACTACGTCTCCTCCCGCAAGCTCACCTGGAGCTCCAGCAGGTCCTGGTGTCAGACACAAGGGGGCGACCTGCTCGTCATCGACAGTCAACCAGAACAG GACTTTATTTTTGAGAGCAGCCAGGCGTCGGGTCAGAGCGACACCAGGCTGTGGATCGGTCTGAcggatgcagaggaggagggggaatgGTTCTGGGTGGACGGCAGCTCGGTCACAACAGGAGTACA ATTCTGGCTGAGCAGACCCGGCGTGGGGACGGAACCTGACGACTGGAAGCTGGACGACCCTCTAGGAGAGGACTGTGGGCACATGGACACCAGTGAGGACCCCCTCCAGTCCTGGATGGACGGATCCTGTAAGACTCCTTATAGATGGATCTGTGAAAAGAACCTTTAG